aaccattgaaatttgttaggtacttagttctaccatttttatgaaagtgttaccaaatcatgcgttaaattaccttgatttttgtggaaaaataatgtacaacaataacaaatcctaactcactttcgtaggaatcacgattgcatttagcgtatgcaacaagcccttttaaaccccccaatagcttgggaggacgagcaggtctcgtgagggttatatagggaacacacccacaacgttcatttaactactaAAATGAAATAACAACGTCATACAATAACAAAAGTACAAAGAAAAACTAAAACTAATTGCGAAagaaaatatacaacaacaattgACTTACCACCTCATGGTGGTCGAATGGCGTGCTTGCCGCCTACGAACTCCTCGAAATCATCCACCGGTGATTCATACCATTTGTTGCCAAACGGTCCAAACTTCCTCACCTcctcttccttcttcttttctagAGGTGACTTCGTCGCCTTCTTTTTCTTGACCGTCTTCTTCTTTGTTTCTCCAAACCTACCAACCATAGCACACACCTTTTTGTTTGGATTCATGTCCTTTTTAAGACACTTATCCTCACCGAGCGGGTTAGTGAAATTTGGaaaaacatttaaatttaatTCCCGGTCCCCAAACTTCATGCTTACTGTTCCCGTTGCACAATTTATTATGGCATTAGCAGTTGCCAAGAACGGTCTACCCAAGATAACTACCGGTTGGGTATCCTCAACACACCCAACATAGTCTACTACCAAAAAGTCAACTGGGTAGTAGCAATCATCCACCTTAACAATCACATCCTCCACCATCCCCCTTGGATGCGTGGGAGTCTGATCGGCCAATACCACGGGAATATCAAAATTTTTtaatggaccaaaatcgtattggtcatacaaactccCGGGTAAAATGCTCACACAAGCTCCAAGATCGAGGAGCGCCCTCTTAATTTTGAAGGTTCCAATTTGAATTGGAATAAGTGGATCTCCCGGATCTTGAGCTTTTTGAGGAATGGCACTCGATAGAACGGCACTAACATGTGATATCAAATCAACCGGTTCGGGTAATTTGTTGTGTCGTCTTTCGATGCTTAACTCCTTTAAGCATTCCACATGAGCCGGAACCTTTTTAATGTCATCGAGTAACAGTAAATTAATTTTTGCTTGTTTAAAATTTTCCCACCTCTCATCCTTCGGTGGGTACCGTTCCTCAACTTTTGATGCATTAATCGGTTTAATttgatttaaacaattttcacaaaaagaatttttattcattttttcaattttaatttgtGAAATCGTTTCTTGTTCATTTTTACTTTCCAACTCATCTCTTGTATTTCCCACTACACCATCAACGCATTGTGGTGGAATGCTTTCAACACTACTACAAACCTCATCATTTGAAAGAAGACTTACCGCGCTAATATGCACATTCCTCACATTGCCCGTGCTTGAAatttgatgcttagggttcaccgtggTGTCACTTGGGAGCTTTCCCATGCTCCCCCTCATTTGTGCCATTTCCTCCGCAAGTTGGCCCACTTGTTTTGCTAATGCTTCATGCGATTTGTCCCGAATTTCATTCTCTTTCTTGGACTCTTGCATCATCGAAAGCATTGCATCCATCTTTGCATTCAAATCACCACCACCTCCTTGATTATTCGTCAACCCGTGACCATCTTGGTTGTAACCTCTTTGGCGAGTTTGGTGCGAATACCCGCCTTGACTTCCAGATTGGAAATtcggattcatttggttaaaggcATTACCATACCTAAAGTTAGGATGGTTCCTCAACCCGCGGTGGTAAGTGTTAGAGTTCATATCATATTGCCTTCGGTCCCCATACACTTGATTCACCTCCACGGTGGCTTGACAATTCTCGGTCCGGTGACCGATGTCACCACATTCTTCACATACGCTATAGTGTACCGCACccacttccttcttcttcatgcggGCCAATTCCCGCTCCAACATATCAATCCGATCCTTAGAACTTGCATCACGATCGGGCCATGACCTTGAGGTAGGGTGCTTTTTGGCTCGGTCGGccgattccttttcctttgaCCGTTTGCTCATCcgctccaaaaactcccaatcatcatcttcGTGGTTGCTTAGAAGGGTCCCATTGCTCGTTGATTCAAGTCGGTTCCATGTGTTGTCGTCCAAACCCCGTACAAAGCATTTGACCAATTCCCACTTTTCTATTTGATGATGTGGGCACTTTCGCATCAACTCCCTAAATCTTGTGAAGGCTTATTGCAACGGTTCGCCCGAAAATTGGCAAAAATACCTAATTTCATCATGAGCATCGTCGGTCTTTGCCATTGAATAATACTCATCCAGAAAAGCTTGTTGCATTTCTCCCCATGTGCGAATGctattggccggaagtgtaaGGAACCATTGCTTCGCTTTGCCTTTCAATGAAAATTGGAACAAGCGAAGTTTGACCTCCTCTAGTGCGAAGTTATGCCCCCCAATAGTGTTGCAAATGGAAGAAAACTCCGCCAAATGTGTGTACGGTTCGTCGTTAGACCTTCCATTAaaatgaggaagtatgttgatgtaatgtggtttacaatcaaacatcctcctctCACAAACGATTGGTGAATCATTTTCGGTGACCACCGGCCTAAAATGATCattcactccccgtggaggttgttgacgacgataGGGACCGTTAACTTCTTGATCACCCACTCTTCGGTTATCCCTTCTATCATCTCTTCCTTCATTCCTTCTATCATCCCTTCTCTCATCCCTTCCTTGATTCCTACCTTGGTTACCTCTTTGATTGCCACCCCCCACAAAATGAGGGATTCGGTTATGGTGAGCATTGTTTTTATTGTTGCGACCCCCACCATTCCGGTTTCGTTGATAATCATttcgtggttgacggttgttctcGTAACCATCATTTCTTCCTTCCCCATAACCATAATCGTCATCCCCAACGTAGTTGGCATTTTGTTAGCCAAATTCTTCATCTTCATATCTTCTTGCATTATGGCCATTACCCCGATTTATgtatccccaatcttcatcatcgtcCACTCGATCATCATAGTAACTCCCATCATCCGAGTTTTCTGTATGAATGCTTAaatgttccggcgattgataaccgggaacactataagattcgtcatcggggattgcattcctcAAGTCATCAATATTGAAAAATGGGTCTTCATccgcgggattgccgcgatcacgatTACCTCTACGATCGGAATTGACATACCCATCATCAAGGTTGATGGGTAAAGAAGCTTGTCGATGAAGgttttgttgttggggtgttcgttggttgttattgggattttggtttctaaaaggtggtgtgggtggtctaGAGTTGAcgttaccacccggttgctcttgaggtataggttgggcGTTTTGAGCGGGATTGAAGTTACTTCGGTATTGATATTGGTTCTGGTTTTGGTTGGAgttttggtttgccattgaattggtttcaatggttggtgtgagttgtggtgtttggttggtttgattagaagcaagggttgcttctaaccggcttgttCGGTTTCTTCTTGCtactctttcgatttccggttcgtagactaaaggtgaagtcctcctGGAGTTtcgcgtatgcatgcactacctgtaacctgcacaagtaacacaccccgcgtaacaaagaaaaagacaagtacaaaaagaaagctaaacaaattaaacagtgaattacaaaaaattcaaacaatatccaaacacaaagcgcacgcactccccggcaacggcgccaaaatttgatcggagtgtcgcgctccggtcaaagataatatttataagcccaaattacccttaacaatgtgttagtggtagttaGGGgttcgatccacgaagagtatgtggtttgtgtatggatttgactgaattataaagacttgtcacaattatgaagcttgccagatatttttgtatttttgtttagtaGAAAAATGTGAATTTGGATTACTGAAATCGAATTACTAAATTAACAACTACTACTTAACGATTGCAAGAAATTTGGATacgagaacaataataataaaaagggaatcacacccggtttcgttaattattaacctaggatttctacaagttctagtttcaactcaaatgcatttgattaacggatttagtgtaccgtgacttaggtgctactaactatcaacgccccgaagaacggacaaaaagacactttgtaatcaacacaagtaaatcctaacaatgacaatgtacaattacatatcaccgtttcgcaaagtcataacttttaacatcgctcgacaattcacgaattcgtaacaaatgtaatactattgtcaagagtttcaaaaaccaaatacaaattgtcactaagttaaaacaagaacaattcgaaaccctagaattaacaactacctacaccggggtgaaaccgagatgattagccgctcatggttgatgcaacttgatcaccggatgtttggaacgCGGATGAAGTCATCTCGAAGCTTGAACAATGGAGAATTGATGGATGTTGAAGGTTTGGTGAAGAATAATGGTGGAAAGATTGATGGTGATGGTTAGGGTTTGTATGGATTGGTGATTGTGGATGATTCGTTGTTCTTGATTCGGGTAGGAGATGTTGATAGATGGAATGGTAGGTGATTGGTAGATGATAGATGATGAGTAATGGCTCCAAGATGTGTTTCTAACTTCAAAATAGAGTGTAACCCCCGTTTCTTGGTCAAATTGATGTTATAACTCGTCCCCAACTGAAAAATCAAGTTTTTCGTGATATGAGAATGCAGGTGGCATCGCCGACGGCCATTTAGGGCGTCCCCGACGGCCCTTGGAAGTCTCAGTTTCGCCCGACGGCTTTATTAGCTGTTTACGGAGGTTTCTGGCCGACGGAACAATccagagggcgtcgccgacggccctttTGGGCGTCCCCGACACTGCCTGGTTTTGTCGGTTTGGTCCaaaactgttttcttcataacttcttcgttatagcttcgttttactcaccgttttcgcccacgttctCGTAATTCAGCCgtctatcatgccatcttccaatatattcattttaaatccatcAACATTCCCCAAAATACATCCAATCTTAGTGATTAACCCGGTTTTcttcatttcacatccccggttgatccgtttcgcgtcccggtgctccgtttagctcccgattagctccttaaactcttttagacctgtaaaatacaaatcccattaaaagtaggctattcaagattaaaagctatgtaaaaacatcaacttaagcataaacgatcaccggttttcaaccacgtatcagcaggccgtgagctcctgcaatccttggcttcgtgacccatcttgagacacctctgacaacgtccTTTGTTGCATTGAccactatggtgtctgttacatttgttgcacttcgggtggtttcctcgatacccaccctgtccttgattaccggaggattgctgactaggactctggtagccatcagtctttctctgctgagactgaaccgaagcagaacccttactggagttttcatcccattttcgcttgttgtcgttgggagcatcagaagtagtggcactaatacgtttgggcagtttgttctgctcaactgcctgatcagtgagtcggtgagccaacttgacgatttgctgtatagtgccaaggttagctgaggttacgtggctttgaatttctggcaccaagcccttaaggtacagctcaatgcgtttgtagggagggtccaccatagtaggacacaggatggcccgttcgtttgacctcttagtatacgcctcaatctcagaccccgtcatcttcagattgaaaaattccacctctagcttgtggatgtcgtcacgactgcaatattcttctctaatcagttctttgaagccattccatggggtggcattagcaaccgccaacccaagcaattggacctgtgctttccaccaggttaacgcagctccttcgagtgttccagtagcatacttcaccttacgatcttccgggcaatcacacatttcgaaaacagactcgagcttctcgaaccagttaagaaggcctacagcaccttctgtgccactgaaggtgctcggtcggcaatccatgaaggttttgaatgtgcacacaggaggctgagcatgttgacctgtggtgcgagaataaatgacaaggttaagcacgagggtagGTTTGCGAAGGTAAAatctaaacatcctaagataggtcgaagtagcaggttatacctcctgcaggaacagctgcgagtgcctcagcaactcgttcgttgatcagagccgtcaactgggcttgagtaaggttgatacgtcctccgcgtccgctcatgatcttcataacgaagcaacgtaagtgaggaaagtgtcgtgaaagtgcgtaggtgtgggacgacagtagagagtaagcacacaaggttcaagtagcagttatcacgttaactaatgcacagtgtgagctatctaaccgacaatataacataaatcataccacctattgtgtcgagtcttgcacgtggagcgaagcgtcgttgtggatcgttgagcactgtacaggttatagtctggttttatcaaaaatcttttccctttctaaaaccaagttcgctataaccaatggctctgataccaatctgtcacacccccaaaatccaccatgcggagtaccaccgcttggaggcgtgacgagaccaggatcgagccaccaatcatatcgaacaacgtatttaagtaagtAAACCAACCataatacgattggtgaccaaaaggaagtaaaccgattttagtttaacagcggaagcataaacgtaaagtccaaaacatagtccatagttcaagttaaagtttcaaacgcaagtttaataagttcacaAGGATTATGTATTAAACACGGGACATaaccgtccgtacaccacaacgactccttccccgtgcaagctccaagcatttagcgacctgtaaggcatgtaacaacgagtcaacaacaaagttgagtgaattcacagttggttgtttagttatagcattcgtttcgtaaattatttgttcgttttgaaaaccatgtatcgtatgagtttgcatcgcggtctttctgacatgtttgcgaagattagtgggggtttcccatgtgttactagaccagcgtatcgactgctacgaaaatataagaggtgccctaagtcaatgtctatcagcattgaccctttgcccatagtccattagtacacgcccgtccgactggcacggtgtgaggtttgttaaacctaatagcgctattaactaatgacccgctcgccataggcctcggcgattaagtcgataaatgagggacttaaagtgatagagttgatggtcttatgatcgtgtacgtaggttttacgtacgtgcccttcaatccgaggacagtaaaaagtagtttaacagtaatgatagtacaagtagttaatcaatcccattcccaaacccctgggaatcccatgccttagaaagagtgtgaactcacctcggtttgctcggttagattcttaatatagctaacagtcaaggtcggtcaatcacgtcctaatataatttaccagttagacatttagtggctttcaaatagaacacaaagttcctacacgtatctatcacacaacatgcatcgttttaacggtttatgcccctctaagttccccatccattccccactcaaaatcagaCATACGATAatacacataacatatataccatgttagatcattcacggatagcacactcgacatttagacacgcaagtcacaacttatatcaattcagcattgATATTCAAAACCGACTGTTTtcggacgttttaataaaatagttaaattattccaaaaattcccaaatttttacaagatgtcttaaacgtcccatattttattgtgtaaaaatatcggggtccggttcactaccaatattttataaaaaatcatattccggactgaactcagatttatgaatttctgaccacagtccacggaacaatttattaaaaattcatagagcgtccgatttacgaaattccagtggggtaattacacatgcatcggttatCATCTACTGTATAAATCTCATGGTCCGATTCTGCACAGAATACAAGTTACAACAGAAAATACAACACTCatttattgctgtaaaaactcagcctaagctgctgttacgaatcggttctttaaaaatagtaaacaaagtccaaaaattacgattccggtgccattagaatcgtattttataacacataaatctaggcttcagaaaTCACGTTTTTCGAGTTTTTAAAGTCCGTTTACAGCCTGTTGAAGGCGGCTGAAACAGTGACTCAGCATGCTGTTTTGTGATTCAGATGTTATTAAATCGTGTTATAAGTGTCCGATTAGCGggttaaacaagaaaacaaaTTTTAAATATCAAGTATGTGTTATCCAACCCTTAAACCGACAAGATTCCACTTCATAAATCATACACAAGTAAACttttatgtggattttatgtTCATAACTTATGTTTCGTATTTTTTCTAATATTCTTGTAATTTAGTGATTTAATCAACAATACTTCATGCGATATGTCAATATTTCGAACAAGATGAGATCAAGTATGAAGAAACTTACTACTAGCCTCTAGCTAGGGAAGAATCTTGTGTAAAAATGACGAGAAAAAGATGTAGAACCAAGCAAGAACAATGCTCCCTTGAAATCCCTTCAAGTTGCACCTTCCATGGATGATTTCTAGGCTTTGAATGGACAATGTAATGAAGAAGATGAGGATGTTTAAGGTGGTGATGGTGTGCTCGGTTGTGGGCAGCCGATCAAGAGAGAGGAGAGTGAGTGAGTTGAGTGAAATCTTTGAGGAAATGATGTGAGTTGATATGGAGAGATTTGCTTAGATATGTTCCATACTTATAATATTTGGCCAAGATTCACAAGTAATGTATCAATTAAAGTATGAATAAAATCTTGTGAGTTGATATGGAGAGATTTGCTTAGATATGTTCCATACTTATAATATTTGGCCAAGATTCACAAGTAATGTATCAATTAAAATATGAATCAAATCTTGTGAGTTGATATGGAGAGATTTGCTTAGATATGTTCCATACTTATAATATTTGGCCAAGATTCACAAGTAATGTATCAATTAAAGTATGAATAAAATCTTGTGGTGGGGCcctatttttttttcttgaacCGTAAATGGGGCATGGGGGTTAAATGTAATATTTTTGTAACTAGTTGGCTACTTATTAGTTAGAAACCAAGTGTGTGTTTACTTGcattagttactagatatttagtGGGTGTCATGGtgtacggggatcatgactagccaagaataattaaataatgtgtttgacaaatatttggtgtcccgggtaatgtctggttgttcggtcggatactgttctGTAAATTTGTTAAATTGttccgtaaggcgtcttatacatatatttttgtaacacaattaattcctaacacataggaaaatattcaggaccatttgGTCAAGTTTTCTGCATACTCCTAGTATGCTACTAGGCACATGTAAATATAatcacagtaatcagagagcagtcaaataattccacacagtcatcaagtactttaattatcaataataaattgtacggatacatggaattacgagggttgtcacatcattcttcaaattttcaagaacagatttttcattttccaaaacctttatctgttcctgaaattttgtttcatttgctctcaaattcttgttttccagtttaatccagaaatcttcatcttctgaagatttctttttactttcaagctctttttctaACTTTTCAACTTTTTTTCTAGCACATTCACATTCTTTctcaagtttaataattttctgaagatgggaatttatcattttttgtttttcaatgttgtttttgctaaacacatctctcccatcttcaagaatttttatttgattttgaaaatctttttcaatttttgatttttcaattttcatCTTCTCACACATTTCCTTTAAtataagaatctgcttatcatcattctgcttctcgtctttcaacttcttgatctccaatgccaaactttttGCAACTTTTACGAGTTTGTCATTAttagtcttaaagttgtcacatttgaaacacactgatgcattcttcac
Above is a window of Helianthus annuus cultivar XRQ/B chromosome 14, HanXRQr2.0-SUNRISE, whole genome shotgun sequence DNA encoding:
- the LOC110907175 gene encoding uncharacterized protein LOC110907175, whose product is MRKCPHHQIEKWELVKCFVRGLDDNTWNRLESTSNGTLLSNHEDDDWEFLERMSKRSKEKESADRAKKHPTSRSWPDRDASSKDRIDMLERELARMKKKEVGAVHYSVCEECGDIGHRTENCQATVEVNQVYGDRRQYDMNSNTYHRGLRNHPNFRYGNAFNQMNPNFQSGSQGGYSHQTRQRGYNQDGHGLTNNQGGGGDLNAKMDAMLSMMQESKKENEIRDKSHEALAKQVGQLAEEMAQMRGSMGKLPSDTTVNPKHQISSTGNVRNVHISAVSLLSNDEVCSSVESIPPQCVDGVVGNTRDELEIEERYPPKDERWENFKQAKINLLLLDDIKKVPAHVECLKELSIERRHNKLPEPVDLISHVSAVLSSAIPQKAQDPGDPLIPIQIGTFKIKRALLDLGACVSILPGSLYDQYDFGPLKNFDIPVVLADQTPTHPRGMVEDVIVKVDDCYYPVDFLVVDYVGCVEDTQPVVILGRPFLATANAIINCATGTVSMKFGDRELNLNVFPNFTNPLGEDKCLKKDMNPNKKVCAMVGRFGETKKKTVKKKKATKSPLEKKKEEEVRKFGPFGNKWYESPVDDFEEFVGGKHAIRPP